The Nonlabens sp. Hel1_33_55 genome contains the following window.
ACTATTCCTTAATCTAGAGGCAAAAAACACCATTTTCAACTTGAATCCTGCATCTGTCCTATTTCAGGAAGGTCAGGATCAAAGTGGAGCTGAAGACTTTTTTGGGAGCAACGACAACACTAGAATGTACAACTGGTCAGTACTTGCTGGTTTACAACTTTATCTAGGTGGACGCAACCCAGAAGATTTTAGCGATTTAGACCAAGCTTATTACTCTAAATTTTCAGGTGGCCTTGGTGGTTTCAAACTTATCGTTTAGCCCGTAGGAGCTTTTGTAAACTTTGATAACGATTCCAACTTTGCCGACTCTTACTTCCTTGGAGGTAAAGTAGGTTTTGATTTGAACCAATACGTAGGTTTAAGAGGTTATTATTACCGTGCTACCAGAAACGAAGAAATCTCAACAGATTTTGATGAATTAGCTATGTATGGTGGAGACTTTGTTGCAAAACTAAATGTATCTCGTGGCCTTGTACCTTATATCACTATTGGTGGTGGTTACTTAAATGCCTATGACAGTTATGTAGGTAAAGATGAAGTGAATGGTGCTGAATCAAGCTATTTTGCTAAAGGTGGTGTTGGTATCAATATTCCACTTGGAAGAAATTTTGAAGTATTTGGTGATGCAAGTTTATTGTACACATCTAGTCGTGATAACGATGACTTAGAAAATACCATTGCACCTGATGAATTGAGAACTAACACGATGTATACTGCTGGTATTCGTTTCTTATTAGGTAAAAGAGCAGATAATACAGATGAGATACTTCAAAACAGAATAGATGAAAGAGTAGATAGTAGAACACAACAATATCAAGATCGTATTGCAGCTCTAGAATCTGAACTTTCTGAAGCTTATGACGAGAATGACTCAAGAAAGGCAGTTGCTATTATTGAAGAGAAGAAAGAGCTAGAAAAGCAAATAGAGAAAGAAGAGCAAATGCAAGCTGTAGCTCCTAAGAAAACGGAGACTAAAGAGATGATGGCTGTTGGTGAATCTAAAGTAGTATTAACACCTACAGAATTAGAAGAGCTAATTCAAAACGTCATTGAAGGTGTTGATAAAGAATCTAGAGCACCTCAAACGGTTAATGAGAGAATGGATCGTCTTGAGAGACTGTTATTGGAAATCAATACTGGAACTTACAGAGATAACTTAACTCCAGCACGTCAAGAAGATGCTACTCAAAGAATTTTGGATAAGTTGAATGACCTAGATAGAAAAATGAACCAAAATTCTATCAAAATTGAAAATCTGGATAACAACATGAGAAACCAGAATCAAGGACAAGACAAGACAGTTATTGTAACTCCAGGACAACAAGCTGCTGCTCCTATAGCTCCAGCTTTTCAACAAACACCAGAAACAACAGTAACAACTGATGCTAATGGTAATACTGTAGTGGAATCAGAAAATTCCAATACTGGTGTTGTAACTGGATATACCGTTAATGAAGGTCTTTCAATTTTCACAGGTGTAGCTATTGCAGATGATATTTCAATGGTCGTTGGATTAAGAGGTAACTATGCATTTACCAACTCTCCATTTAAATTTGTTCCAGACATCTACATCGCACCAGGAAGTGATTTAGGTTTTGGTATCAACGGTAACATTATACTTCCTTTTGATTTTCAATCTGGAGTAGTAACAAGACCTTATGTTGGTTTGGGATTGGGTTATAACGACGCAGCAGGTGAGAGTACTTTTGGACCTAACTTTATTATTGGTACTTCATTCAATCTATTGAACGGAAAGTTATTCGCAGATTATACTGCTCATAGCTTTATCGATATTCACCAAGTATCAGTAGGATACAGACTAAATTTCTAGAACATGTTAGATACAATTAATATGAAGAAATTGAAATTGGTTTTGTTGATTATGATTGCGTTTTCAAGTAACCAGATCTTTGCCCAAGATGCAAATCAAGATGCTAAGACTGAAACTGAAGGCACGATCGTGATGACAGAATCAGAACTCAAATCTTTGTTGACCACCATAGCAAATGCTAGACGTGTACAACTAAAGAGAAGAGATTCCATCAGGAACATGAATGAGCTGGATCAGTTGCGTTTGAAATATCAGGATGGGAACACGAGATCCACATCAAATGATTTGAATTCAAATCAGCAAATGATGAGAGAATTGCGTTATCTCAATAATAAGATTGACGATTTGAGTGCTTCAAGAGGCAACACAATGTCGTCACCTGGTAGAGATAATTCAACAATCATCATTCCTGGTAGCAACTCGGCGCCTGCAAATCCTTATTATTCAGGAAGCAATGGAACCACTACTACAGTGATACCTTCTGACCAAAACAAAGCTCAAGAGCTCAAAGCACTTCAAGATCAAATTGATGCGTTGAATGCAGAGAAAGCTCGTCTTGCGACAGATGCTTATCAAAAATCTGTAGCAGATAGTCTAGGTGGAATGAATAGTAGGTTGATGGATGTACGCCGGGCAATGGACAGCCTGGAAGCTAGAATGATCGCTTCAAAGAAAGTGGATCTTATAGTGGATTCAAAAACAGATGACACCTACTTCAAGCAACAAGTTTATTTTGACAATAACTCAGAGGTTTTAAAACCTGAGTATACAGATTATGTTAGACAATTGATCAATATTCTAAAGGAATATCCAGAGTCTAGGATTCAGTTAGAAGGTTGGGCGAGTCCTGTTGGTGCGGCTTCTTATAATAAACAACTATCTATGCGCAGAGCATTGTCAGTTGAAAATGTATTGTTGAAAAACGGCATTGATCAGGAACGCATTCTGACTTCATTTAGAGGTGAGGATAATTCATCTTCTGAGAAATTGGCCCGTCGTGTGGACATGTCCATCATCGTAAAATAGATCCACTAAAATGTAACAAAATGCCCTACTCTTAAAAGTAGGGCATTTTTTTTATGCTATTTCTAATGCTTAATTATTAGTTCGCTTTCGCGAAAGCGGACTCAACCACAAACAGTTTTACAAAACCAACCACACCATCGCAAGGTGACTGAAACTACCTCCTAAAACGAAAAGATGCCAGATCACATGATTGAAATACAATTTGTTCCAGGCATAAAAGACAATCCCAACGGAAAATGAAATTCCTCCCGCAATGAGCCACATCATTTGCTCTGAACTGAATGCCGCTTGCAAAGAATCCAAATCCAAGACCACCATCCAACCCATTACCAAATAGAGGATGCTCGAGAATGCTTCAAATTTCCCGGTGAAGAATAGCTTCCAAATGGTTCCAAATAGAGCGATTCCCCAAACAGCTGCCAGAA
Protein-coding sequences here:
- a CDS encoding coiled-coil domain-containing protein — encoded protein: MNQYVGLRGYYYRATRNEEISTDFDELAMYGGDFVAKLNVSRGLVPYITIGGGYLNAYDSYVGKDEVNGAESSYFAKGGVGINIPLGRNFEVFGDASLLYTSSRDNDDLENTIAPDELRTNTMYTAGIRFLLGKRADNTDEILQNRIDERVDSRTQQYQDRIAALESELSEAYDENDSRKAVAIIEEKKELEKQIEKEEQMQAVAPKKTETKEMMAVGESKVVLTPTELEELIQNVIEGVDKESRAPQTVNERMDRLERLLLEINTGTYRDNLTPARQEDATQRILDKLNDLDRKMNQNSIKIENLDNNMRNQNQGQDKTVIVTPGQQAAAPIAPAFQQTPETTVTTDANGNTVVESENSNTGVVTGYTVNEGLSIFTGVAIADDISMVVGLRGNYAFTNSPFKFVPDIYIAPGSDLGFGINGNIILPFDFQSGVVTRPYVGLGLGYNDAAGESTFGPNFIIGTSFNLLNGKLFADYTAHSFIDIHQVSVGYRLNF
- a CDS encoding OmpA family protein, with product MLDTINMKKLKLVLLIMIAFSSNQIFAQDANQDAKTETEGTIVMTESELKSLLTTIANARRVQLKRRDSIRNMNELDQLRLKYQDGNTRSTSNDLNSNQQMMRELRYLNNKIDDLSASRGNTMSSPGRDNSTIIIPGSNSAPANPYYSGSNGTTTTVIPSDQNKAQELKALQDQIDALNAEKARLATDAYQKSVADSLGGMNSRLMDVRRAMDSLEARMIASKKVDLIVDSKTDDTYFKQQVYFDNNSEVLKPEYTDYVRQLINILKEYPESRIQLEGWASPVGAASYNKQLSMRRALSVENVLLKNGIDQERILTSFRGEDNSSSEKLARRVDMSIIVK